From a region of the Nitrososphaerales archaeon genome:
- the lysW/argW gene encoding alpha-aminoadipate/glutamate carrier protein LysW/ArgW codes for MVKCTECDADIKIPNDAIEGEIVTCPDCGASYELTKKNEGFNIKPAQVVGEDWGE; via the coding sequence ATGGTAAAATGTACTGAGTGTGATGCCGATATAAAGATCCCAAATGATGCAATAGAGGGAGAGATCGTAACCTGTCCTGATTGTGGCGCAAGTTACGAGCTCACAAAGAAGAACGAAGGGTTTAATATAAAACCCGCACAAGTGGTTGGCGAGGATTGGGGCGAGTGA
- a CDS encoding 2-isopropylmalate synthase has product MAMQDPNHFANIYNDLHNNGDRSIYILDSTLREGEQHPGVSFTNKQRIQIAWMLDYFGVDQIEISPVVSADHEQATKTIIKAGLSADIVAHCRALKNDIDVALRCDAEWMAMYLGISDVHLSAKLRISRQQALERAVEAIDYMKSHGLKGRFTVEDASRADPEYLKQVCLAISEAGVDRISIPDTVGIMRPKGMYNLVKMVRNVVKTPLDVHCHNDIGLALANALAGIDAGANQIHVTIDGVGERTGIPSLAETALALRLLYNARNDFRLDMLKDLSRLLEQYTGIPTHESKPIVGESAFKHKAGTHLAAVLRNPAAYEIIEPRVVGNRRKIVFGELAGKNGTAFLLSLLGMEAKVNDAQRFAQGLKELRMGDVLEIFLDDKLEKRIINDEAVQVRE; this is encoded by the coding sequence ATGGCAATGCAAGACCCGAATCACTTTGCAAATATCTACAACGATCTACATAACAATGGGGATAGGAGCATTTACATACTTGACAGTACGCTTAGAGAAGGCGAACAACATCCTGGGGTATCCTTCACCAATAAACAGAGGATACAGATCGCATGGATGCTAGATTATTTCGGCGTTGATCAGATAGAGATCAGTCCTGTTGTCTCTGCAGATCATGAACAAGCAACCAAGACGATAATAAAAGCTGGCCTTAGTGCAGATATAGTTGCGCATTGCAGAGCTCTTAAGAATGACATAGATGTTGCGTTAAGATGCGACGCTGAATGGATGGCCATGTACCTCGGAATTTCTGACGTACATCTCAGTGCTAAACTCAGGATTAGTAGGCAGCAAGCATTGGAACGGGCTGTGGAGGCTATTGACTATATGAAATCACACGGGCTTAAGGGAAGATTTACGGTAGAGGATGCCAGCAGGGCGGATCCGGAATACCTTAAGCAAGTTTGCTTGGCCATTAGTGAAGCTGGTGTAGATCGCATAAGTATTCCAGATACTGTGGGAATAATGCGTCCTAAGGGAATGTATAACTTGGTCAAAATGGTAAGGAACGTTGTCAAGACTCCGTTAGATGTACACTGTCATAATGACATTGGTCTGGCGTTAGCAAATGCACTTGCAGGCATAGACGCAGGTGCCAACCAGATACATGTAACTATAGATGGCGTAGGAGAAAGAACTGGTATACCTTCACTGGCAGAAACTGCACTTGCATTGAGACTACTCTATAATGCAAGAAACGATTTCAGACTGGATATGTTGAAAGACCTATCACGCCTGTTAGAGCAGTACACTGGTATTCCCACACACGAATCAAAACCAATAGTTGGTGAAAGTGCTTTCAAGCACAAGGCTGGTACACATCTCGCAGCCGTACTAAGAAACCCTGCAGCGTACGAGATTATCGAACCACGTGTAGTTGGCAATAGAAGGAAGATAGTGTTTGGAGAGCTTGCAGGTAAGAATGGCACCGCCTTCCTGCTTTCCTTACTTGGTATGGAGGCAAAGGTAAATGACGCACAAAGGTTTGCGCAGGGTCTCAAGGAATTGCGAATGGGAGACGTGCTTGAAATATTCTTGGACGATAAACTTGAGAAAAGGATAATTAACGACGAAGCCGTACAGGTGAGGGAGTGA
- the lysM gene encoding HTH-type transcriptional regulator LysM, whose translation MSSLDKIDEKIISILKGDARKPFVEIAQEVGLSESAVRRRVKNLLDNGSIKRFTIEVGASNKTSAITLISVSPSTDTSKVSEKLKTLRGVDVVYEITGQYDIVAIVSASTITEINKCIDDVRRIEGVDDTNTVIILRTIS comes from the coding sequence ATGTCTAGCTTGGATAAGATAGACGAAAAGATAATTAGCATACTGAAAGGAGACGCAAGGAAGCCGTTTGTAGAAATAGCACAGGAAGTCGGTTTATCGGAATCTGCAGTGAGAAGAAGGGTCAAGAACCTGCTAGACAACGGATCGATAAAAAGGTTTACAATAGAAGTTGGTGCAAGCAACAAGACCAGTGCTATAACATTGATTTCCGTAAGCCCGTCTACAGACACTTCAAAGGTTTCTGAAAAGCTAAAAACGCTTAGGGGCGTTGACGTAGTTTACGAGATAACCGGTCAGTATGATATCGTAGCAATAGTAAGCGCATCTACAATAACTGAAATAAACAAGTGCATAGACGACGTAAGGCGCATAGAAGGGGTCGATGATACGAATACAGTGATAATTCTCAGAACCATAAGCTGA
- a CDS encoding acetylornithine/succinylornithine family transaminase: protein MSEEDKYLANVYQRFPITLAKGKGAKVWDNNGREYIDCMGGYGVALVGHCNDKVVKAIKAQAEKLITCHSSCYNEARLQFLQKLISVAPKGLGKAYLCNSGAEATEAAIKIARKYTRKHGIVAMMGSFHGKTMGALSVTYAQKYREAFAPLLEGMKFVPFGDAAKLHDAIDDTTGAVIVEPVQGESGIHVSPDGYLQKVREICDSKDIVLIFDEIQSGLGRTGQLWAGEHWNVIPDIMCLAKGIAGGVPMGATLARSEIMNALKLGEHSSTFGGNPLACAAGLAALECIVDDGLVNNANSVGKYFKEGLLALKDKHKIIRDIRGLGLMLAAELRFEVKNVLLDGISEGLLMLYSGKNIIRLLPPLVIDEHMVSNALSIMDKVLDKEEERRDV, encoded by the coding sequence GTGAGTGAGGAAGACAAATACCTAGCGAACGTTTACCAGCGTTTTCCGATAACATTGGCAAAGGGAAAAGGCGCTAAGGTCTGGGATAATAACGGTAGAGAATACATAGATTGCATGGGCGGATATGGTGTAGCACTTGTAGGTCATTGCAATGATAAGGTTGTTAAGGCAATAAAGGCACAGGCAGAGAAATTGATAACATGTCACAGTTCCTGCTATAATGAAGCTAGGCTGCAATTTTTGCAGAAATTAATCAGCGTAGCACCGAAGGGGTTGGGTAAAGCATACCTTTGCAATAGCGGCGCTGAAGCTACCGAAGCCGCGATCAAGATCGCTCGAAAGTATACGAGGAAGCATGGCATAGTGGCGATGATGGGTTCATTTCATGGAAAAACCATGGGCGCCCTCTCCGTTACGTATGCACAAAAATATAGGGAAGCATTTGCGCCACTCTTGGAAGGTATGAAGTTTGTGCCCTTTGGTGATGCGGCTAAACTGCATGATGCTATAGATGATACGACAGGCGCGGTCATTGTAGAACCTGTACAAGGAGAGAGCGGTATACATGTGTCGCCAGATGGCTACTTACAGAAAGTAAGGGAGATCTGTGATAGCAAGGATATAGTTTTGATTTTCGACGAGATACAATCTGGTCTTGGTAGAACGGGGCAACTGTGGGCTGGAGAGCACTGGAATGTTATTCCTGATATCATGTGTTTAGCAAAAGGCATAGCTGGAGGCGTTCCTATGGGGGCCACGCTAGCAAGATCTGAAATTATGAATGCATTAAAGCTGGGCGAGCATTCATCGACTTTTGGAGGCAATCCGCTTGCGTGTGCAGCCGGGCTTGCCGCTCTAGAATGCATAGTAGATGACGGTCTCGTTAATAATGCTAATAGTGTAGGTAAGTACTTCAAGGAAGGTCTGCTTGCACTGAAGGACAAGCATAAAATAATAAGAGATATCAGGGGGCTGGGTTTGATGTTGGCAGCTGAACTAAGATTTGAGGTTAAGAACGTCCTGCTCGATGGAATAAGTGAAGGTTTGCTTATGCTATACTCCGGTAAGAACATAATAAGGCTATTGCCACCATTGGTTATCGACGAACATATGGTATCGAACGCTTTGTCGATAATGGATAAAGTGTTAGACAAGGAGGAGGAGAGAAGAGATGTCTAG
- a CDS encoding [LysW]-aminoadipate/[LysW]-glutamate kinase, with protein MIVIKIGGSVVDGLHESMVSDLKDVLAQNKVILVHGGGREVTSIAEKLGKEQKFVVSPGGIRSRYTDKETSQIYTMVMSGKINKEIVMMLQKQGINAVGLSGIDGAIIRAERKKKLIVVDERGRKIGIDGGYTGKIISVNASLLNTITSGGYVPIVSPVALSEEFDLLNVDGDRAAAYVAGGVKADRVIFLTNVNGLIMDNKLITRLTIPEAKAMLPKIGFGMEKKVLACTEAVSMGVREAIIASGQTSNPISTALKHDNCTVISGE; from the coding sequence ATGATTGTAATAAAGATAGGTGGTAGTGTTGTCGATGGTCTACATGAAAGCATGGTGTCAGACCTTAAAGATGTTTTAGCTCAGAACAAAGTAATTCTTGTACATGGTGGTGGCAGGGAAGTTACTAGTATAGCTGAAAAACTTGGTAAGGAACAGAAGTTCGTTGTATCACCCGGCGGGATTCGAAGCAGGTACACTGACAAGGAAACTTCTCAGATCTATACTATGGTGATGTCTGGTAAGATAAACAAGGAGATCGTTATGATGCTGCAGAAACAAGGGATCAATGCTGTAGGCCTCTCAGGAATAGACGGAGCAATAATTCGAGCTGAAAGAAAGAAAAAACTAATCGTTGTTGATGAAAGAGGAAGAAAGATAGGGATAGATGGTGGTTATACTGGTAAGATAATAAGTGTGAATGCCTCCTTACTAAATACGATAACTTCTGGAGGATATGTGCCAATAGTTTCACCTGTGGCATTGAGTGAAGAGTTTGACCTGCTCAACGTTGACGGTGACAGGGCGGCCGCATACGTTGCTGGTGGCGTGAAGGCTGACCGTGTGATATTCCTTACAAATGTCAACGGATTGATAATGGACAACAAGCTGATTACGCGTCTCACTATTCCTGAGGCAAAAGCGATGCTGCCCAAGATAGGATTTGGGATGGAGAAGAAGGTACTTGCGTGCACTGAAGCTGTAAGCATGGGTGTTAGGGAGGCAATAATCGCATCTGGTCAGACATCTAATCCAATCTCTACTGCATTAAAACATGACAATTGCACGGTGATTAGTGGTGAGTGA
- the argC gene encoding N-acetyl-gamma-glutamyl-phosphate reductase encodes MKVGVVGASGYVGGELLRLLVMHPKIELSMVTSRQYAGEYVHRVHPSLKGFTEITFSPVDTDKLANTCDLVFTSVPHGKAVEIVKKLYDAGVKVIDMSADYRLKNPKAYVEYYGWEHPHPELLAQSAYGIPELHRDEIRNSRLVSCPGCMAVTSVLAIAPLVKNSLIDMDHIVVDSKIGSSGAGGKPSAGTHHAMRYGVVRPYKPVKHRHTAEIEQEISALAQQNVRVSMSPHAVNIVRGILCTNHTFLKKLVTVQELWKMYRAMYKGEPFIRFIRDTKGLYKYPDPKFVIGSNFCDIGFDVDEKNSRLVALSASDNLMKGAAGSAVQCMNVMHGFEEDDGLRYTPVNPV; translated from the coding sequence ATGAAAGTTGGAGTAGTTGGTGCATCAGGATATGTTGGTGGAGAATTGCTGAGACTGCTGGTAATGCATCCCAAGATAGAGCTTAGCATGGTAACTTCAAGACAGTATGCCGGGGAATATGTTCACAGGGTACATCCAAGTCTTAAAGGCTTTACAGAGATTACATTCTCTCCAGTCGACACTGATAAGTTAGCTAATACCTGCGATCTTGTGTTCACATCTGTGCCACATGGAAAGGCTGTAGAGATAGTGAAGAAACTTTACGATGCCGGCGTTAAAGTGATAGACATGAGTGCTGATTACAGGTTAAAGAATCCCAAGGCATACGTTGAATACTATGGGTGGGAGCATCCACATCCAGAACTCTTGGCGCAATCCGCTTACGGCATACCAGAACTGCACAGGGATGAGATAAGGAATTCCCGTTTGGTATCATGCCCCGGCTGCATGGCTGTAACCTCTGTGCTTGCAATTGCACCTCTAGTGAAAAACTCGTTGATTGACATGGATCATATCGTAGTAGATAGCAAGATAGGCTCCTCTGGTGCTGGTGGAAAACCGTCTGCTGGTACACACCATGCGATGCGTTACGGTGTTGTAAGGCCATACAAACCCGTAAAACACAGACATACTGCAGAGATTGAACAGGAGATAAGTGCCCTAGCACAGCAGAACGTCAGGGTAAGTATGAGCCCTCATGCTGTTAACATAGTACGAGGCATCCTGTGCACCAATCATACATTTCTGAAGAAGCTGGTAACTGTACAAGAACTATGGAAGATGTATAGAGCTATGTATAAGGGTGAGCCATTCATCAGGTTCATCAGAGATACAAAAGGCCTTTACAAGTATCCGGATCCGAAGTTCGTTATCGGCTCGAACTTCTGTGACATAGGGTTCGATGTTGATGAAAAGAATTCTAGGCTGGTAGCTCTGTCCGCATCAGACAATCTAATGAAAGGTGCAGCTGGTTCTGCTGTTCAATGCATGAACGTAATGCACGGATTTGAGGAGGATGACGGTCTCCGGTACACTCCTGTGAACCCAGTGTGA
- the lysX gene encoding lysine biosynthesis protein LysX, translated as MSDICIVYDRVRWEEKELYDKAVKLGHTSKMIDAKTLAISTRDGNVFYNFGDVVLQRCVSHYRGLYLTACLEFLGSKVINTYSTAEICGNKLLTSIYLSKNKVPTPKTHFAFGPEVAADVADKVGYPLVLKPIVGSWGRMVIPVKDRDVMESMIEMREEMPNPLSKIYYVQDYVNRPPRDIRTIVVDDRIVTAIYRYSAEGEWRTNIARGGKAELCPITAELEDICVRASKAVGGGVLGVDLMEDEREGLLVHEVNNTVEFKGASTVGEKDIAAEIISYAARIAR; from the coding sequence TTGTCTGATATATGCATAGTGTATGACAGAGTTAGATGGGAAGAGAAGGAGCTATATGATAAGGCCGTTAAGCTTGGGCATACAAGCAAAATGATCGATGCGAAAACGCTTGCGATCAGCACACGCGATGGAAATGTATTTTATAATTTTGGTGATGTCGTGTTACAGAGATGTGTAAGCCACTACCGCGGTTTGTACCTAACTGCGTGTTTAGAATTTTTAGGTTCAAAAGTAATTAATACTTATTCAACTGCTGAGATTTGCGGTAATAAACTGCTTACATCGATCTATCTTTCAAAGAATAAGGTTCCTACACCAAAGACACACTTTGCATTTGGACCTGAGGTTGCGGCTGATGTTGCTGATAAAGTGGGATACCCATTAGTGCTCAAGCCTATTGTTGGTAGCTGGGGCAGGATGGTCATACCCGTAAAGGACAGGGATGTCATGGAGTCAATGATAGAGATGCGAGAGGAGATGCCAAATCCGTTGAGCAAGATATACTACGTGCAGGATTACGTTAACAGACCGCCAAGGGATATTCGAACCATCGTTGTTGATGATAGGATTGTAACGGCGATATACAGGTATTCCGCAGAAGGAGAATGGAGGACAAACATTGCACGTGGAGGCAAGGCTGAATTATGTCCTATAACTGCAGAGCTGGAGGATATATGCGTAAGAGCGTCAAAAGCAGTTGGTGGTGGAGTGTTAGGTGTCGATTTGATGGAGGATGAAAGAGAAGGTCTATTGGTACATGAGGTCAATAACACAGTAGAGTTCAAGGGAGCATCTACTGTAGGTGAAAAGGATATTGCAGCAGAAATAATAAGTTACGCAGCAAGGATAGCAAGGTGA
- the lysW/argW gene encoding alpha-aminoadipate/glutamate carrier protein LysW/ArgW, producing MVKTKCSECDKELSISDDSVKGEIVTCPDCGSDFEIVNIAKDKVELKPAEKIGEDWGE from the coding sequence ATGGTTAAGACAAAGTGCAGCGAATGTGACAAGGAACTGAGTATATCAGACGATTCCGTGAAAGGAGAGATAGTAACATGTCCGGACTGTGGATCAGATTTTGAAATTGTAAACATTGCAAAGGACAAAGTTGAACTGAAACCTGCAGAAAAGATTGGCGAAGACTGGGGAGAATAA
- a CDS encoding argininosuccinate synthase yields MKEKVVLAYSGGLDTSVAVKWLQVKYGYDVITVTVDVGQGDNFKTIEEKSKAIGAIKHFYFDAREEFAKDYVVPCIRANGLYEGKYPLATALARPLIASKTVKVAEKEKASALSHGCTGKGNDQIRFDITMKSLLPALKIVAPIRDMNLMRDEEIKFAKEHNIPVSMEAKKYSIDQNLWGRAIEGGIIEHANIEPPDDVFQWVKISNLPDSAGYMDIEFENGMPVGIDGKSMPIVDLIAYANDKAGSYGVGIIDHIEDRVIGIKSREVYEAPAATCIIEAHKDLEKLTLTKHEIQFKQFVDDQWAWLTYSGLWLDPLKNDLDKFIDATQVRVCGKVKMKMYKGALRIVGRQSKYSLYEPKLATYSAGSTFDQSLARGFVELWGLQSIIANEVMRRSKE; encoded by the coding sequence ATGAAGGAAAAGGTTGTACTCGCCTATTCTGGTGGCCTAGACACCTCTGTTGCCGTCAAATGGCTTCAGGTAAAGTATGGATACGATGTTATTACTGTTACTGTAGACGTTGGTCAAGGCGACAATTTCAAGACCATAGAAGAAAAGTCGAAGGCAATAGGAGCAATAAAGCACTTTTACTTCGATGCAAGGGAAGAATTTGCTAAAGATTACGTAGTGCCGTGCATCAGGGCCAATGGATTGTATGAAGGAAAGTATCCTTTAGCAACTGCGCTTGCCAGACCTCTGATTGCATCTAAGACAGTTAAGGTGGCAGAGAAGGAAAAGGCCAGTGCTTTATCACATGGATGCACCGGCAAGGGAAACGATCAGATTAGATTTGATATTACTATGAAGTCTCTGTTACCTGCATTAAAGATAGTTGCTCCTATAAGGGATATGAATCTGATGCGTGATGAAGAGATAAAGTTCGCAAAAGAACACAATATACCAGTTAGTATGGAGGCCAAGAAATACAGCATAGATCAGAACCTCTGGGGAAGGGCTATAGAGGGAGGCATAATAGAACATGCAAATATAGAACCACCTGACGACGTGTTTCAGTGGGTGAAAATAAGCAACTTACCAGACTCCGCGGGCTATATGGATATTGAGTTTGAAAACGGCATGCCTGTAGGTATAGATGGCAAGTCTATGCCTATAGTTGACCTTATTGCATATGCTAACGACAAAGCAGGTTCGTATGGAGTTGGCATAATAGACCATATAGAGGACAGGGTGATTGGAATAAAGTCGAGAGAGGTTTACGAGGCACCAGCTGCAACGTGCATCATTGAAGCACATAAGGATCTAGAAAAACTTACATTAACGAAACATGAAATCCAGTTCAAACAGTTTGTAGACGATCAATGGGCTTGGTTGACCTATTCTGGTCTTTGGTTGGATCCGTTAAAGAATGATTTAGATAAATTTATAGATGCTACTCAAGTGCGGGTTTGTGGTAAGGTAAAGATGAAGATGTACAAAGGTGCGTTACGAATAGTAGGCAGACAATCAAAATATTCTCTCTACGAACCGAAACTGGCAACATACAGCGCAGGATCTACGTTTGATCAGAGTTTAGCAAGAGGCTTCGTTGAGCTATGGGGACTGCAATCTATAATTGCTAACGAAGTAATGCGGAGGAGCAAGGAGTAA
- a CDS encoding ABC transporter substrate-binding protein — MNKRNIALAVAISLVVSTLLAYTMNKGTEVAASDTVRIGYFPNISHAQALVGIARGTFEQELGNTTNIQYKTFGAGPSAVEALFTNQVDITYVGPSPAINGYIRSDGNLKIIAGAASGGAVFVVRNDANIQSPADFAGKKFASPQYGNTQDISLKSYIIDHGYRLAQHGGSVHVLSAKNSDIMTLFLKKEIDGAWVPEPWGTLLVKNANGKIFVDERDLWEDGEFATTLLVVSNRFLQERPDLVKKVLKAHVETTIWINANPEQAEQLVNEQLEKILHRPLPDDVLRESFSRMKFTYGLMKPSVIRFAEEGYSLDLLGRDKPDLSGIYYTELLSEVLREKNLPFQ, encoded by the coding sequence GTGAATAAAAGGAATATAGCTCTGGCAGTTGCAATTTCACTGGTTGTATCTACTTTACTTGCCTATACAATGAACAAGGGAACCGAGGTTGCCGCATCTGATACTGTTAGGATAGGTTACTTTCCAAACATTAGCCATGCACAAGCATTGGTAGGAATTGCAAGAGGAACCTTTGAGCAGGAATTGGGCAATACTACTAATATACAGTATAAAACATTCGGTGCTGGACCAAGTGCTGTTGAAGCACTCTTCACAAATCAAGTGGACATAACATACGTTGGTCCTTCGCCAGCCATAAACGGCTACATCCGGTCAGATGGAAATCTGAAGATAATTGCTGGAGCTGCAAGTGGCGGTGCTGTTTTTGTGGTTAGAAATGACGCGAATATACAATCGCCTGCAGATTTTGCTGGAAAGAAATTTGCTTCTCCACAGTATGGCAACACCCAGGACATATCATTAAAGTCTTACATCATTGACCATGGTTACAGACTCGCACAGCATGGTGGGAGCGTACACGTTTTATCAGCTAAGAATTCTGACATAATGACACTCTTCCTTAAGAAAGAAATTGACGGAGCATGGGTTCCCGAGCCATGGGGAACATTGCTGGTTAAGAATGCGAATGGGAAAATCTTTGTAGATGAAAGGGATCTTTGGGAGGACGGAGAGTTTGCCACAACGTTACTTGTTGTCAGCAATAGGTTCTTGCAGGAACGGCCAGATTTGGTGAAGAAAGTTTTGAAGGCCCATGTTGAAACTACAATATGGATTAACGCAAATCCGGAGCAGGCCGAACAACTTGTGAATGAGCAACTAGAAAAGATATTGCATAGACCGTTACCCGATGATGTATTACGTGAATCATTTTCACGCATGAAATTTACCTATGGTCTAATGAAACCATCTGTTATACGATTTGCTGAGGAAGGATATAGCCTCGATTTGCTCGGTAGAGACAAACCTGATCTATCAGGTATATATTACACTGAACTACTTAGCGAGGTATTAAGGGAAAAGAACCTGCCATTTCAGTGA
- a CDS encoding ABC transporter ATP-binding protein: protein MAKLELHNISKIYNQNNGSMKAISNVNLSIHDGEFVCFVGPSGCGKTTLLNIIAGLEKPDDGEVILDGRAVHDTGPDRTMVFQEGALFPWLKVIENVEFGLKVAGVVKEKRRERAMRYLDMMQLTKFADSYTYQLSTGMKQRVAIARSLVMDPEVLLMDEPFAALDAQTRDLLLVELQLIWQRTRKTIIFVTHNISESVCLGDRVIVFTHRPARVKSEFRIDYRRPRLIEDTNLNIYARSILEELKSEVAAAIKEEFNEPNGKKTHV from the coding sequence TTGGCCAAGCTTGAACTCCATAACATATCAAAGATTTACAACCAGAATAACGGTTCTATGAAAGCTATATCAAACGTAAATCTAAGCATACACGATGGGGAGTTTGTGTGCTTTGTAGGACCTTCAGGATGTGGCAAGACAACGCTACTAAACATTATTGCTGGCTTGGAGAAACCTGATGATGGTGAAGTCATACTAGATGGAAGGGCAGTTCACGATACTGGCCCTGACAGAACCATGGTTTTTCAAGAAGGTGCTTTATTTCCATGGTTGAAGGTTATCGAGAATGTGGAATTTGGTTTGAAGGTTGCTGGAGTGGTTAAAGAGAAACGCAGGGAAAGGGCAATGCGTTATCTTGACATGATGCAACTAACAAAGTTTGCAGATTCTTATACTTACCAGTTATCCACGGGTATGAAGCAAAGAGTAGCGATTGCTCGATCACTTGTGATGGATCCAGAGGTACTGCTTATGGACGAACCATTTGCAGCACTTGACGCCCAGACTCGTGACTTGCTTTTGGTGGAGTTGCAGCTCATTTGGCAGCGAACAAGAAAGACTATAATTTTTGTTACCCATAACATAAGTGAATCCGTATGTTTGGGTGATAGAGTCATTGTGTTTACGCATAGACCAGCTAGGGTGAAGAGTGAATTCAGGATTGATTATAGAAGACCAAGGTTAATAGAGGATACAAACCTGAACATCTATGCACGATCTATTTTGGAAGAATTAAAGAGTGAGGTTGCAGCGGCTATAAAGGAAGAGTTCAACGAGCCTAACGGAAAGAAAACACATGTTTAG
- a CDS encoding ABC transporter permease codes for MAHGSSIAKRVVFYVAIIVVWQGIFMAKVLPEVLFPSPLQVIDTLVHTASTGELPFAVGTSLWRLFAGFALSVVGGVLIGLYMARYKTVYETLGSLVLGLQSIPSIAWVPVGFIWFGLSDAGILFVIVIGTIFSMAMSTYSAIRNIPPIYIRAARNMGAKGVSLLANVVFPAALPHLVSGMRHAWGFAWRALLNAEVLFSFLGLGFMLSVGRELFSMAQVISVMIVIMVIGLAIDLLIFSKIEKTVETKWGLR; via the coding sequence ATGGCTCATGGATCGTCAATAGCTAAGAGAGTTGTATTCTATGTTGCCATTATTGTTGTGTGGCAGGGAATCTTTATGGCAAAAGTATTACCAGAGGTGCTTTTTCCATCCCCGCTGCAAGTTATAGATACACTCGTGCATACTGCTTCAACTGGAGAACTTCCGTTTGCTGTAGGAACCAGTCTGTGGAGATTATTTGCAGGGTTTGCGCTTTCCGTAGTTGGTGGCGTCCTAATAGGCTTGTATATGGCGAGATACAAAACTGTGTACGAAACATTGGGTTCACTTGTTCTAGGTCTTCAGTCTATTCCAAGCATAGCATGGGTTCCTGTAGGTTTCATCTGGTTTGGCTTGAGCGACGCAGGCATACTCTTTGTAATTGTCATAGGCACAATATTTTCTATGGCCATGTCTACATACAGTGCGATTAGAAACATTCCTCCCATTTACATCAGAGCTGCAAGAAATATGGGTGCCAAGGGGGTTTCGTTATTGGCAAATGTGGTCTTTCCAGCCGCTCTTCCACATCTTGTCTCTGGAATGCGCCATGCATGGGGATTCGCTTGGAGAGCCTTGCTGAATGCCGAAGTACTCTTCTCCTTCCTGGGTTTGGGATTCATGTTAAGCGTAGGCAGGGAACTTTTCAGCATGGCACAAGTAATTTCTGTGATGATAGTGATAATGGTTATAGGCCTAGCAATAGATCTGTTGATATTCTCCAAAATAGAGAAAACCGTTGAAACAAAGTGGGGTTTACGCTAG
- a CDS encoding CoA pyrophosphatase — protein sequence MEPSQLIELFKPHLTREQKLEEGVLAAVLLIIHFNKGQPYVLLTKRSNDLKNHAGQISCPGGTYVDSDGDLMYTAIRETYEEIGIRIDERNIIGTLRAVHTLTSNFTILPFVAIMDKVENPKPDNKEIDAVINAPLLDLLKTVKRDLEHSSFGEVYRFEYKENVVWGATARILKQVYDILHKSGMV from the coding sequence GTGGAACCTTCTCAATTAATTGAATTGTTCAAGCCTCACCTAACAAGAGAGCAGAAACTGGAGGAAGGAGTACTTGCTGCTGTATTGCTGATAATTCACTTTAACAAAGGGCAGCCATATGTACTACTAACCAAACGTAGCAACGACCTCAAGAACCATGCGGGGCAGATATCCTGCCCGGGAGGAACATATGTGGATTCCGATGGGGATCTGATGTATACGGCAATTCGCGAAACCTACGAAGAGATAGGCATTAGAATAGATGAGCGTAACATCATAGGCACCTTACGTGCTGTACACACATTAACTTCGAATTTTACAATATTGCCTTTTGTTGCCATAATGGATAAGGTTGAAAATCCAAAGCCTGACAACAAGGAGATCGATGCGGTGATTAATGCCCCTCTGCTTGATCTGTTAAAGACCGTTAAACGTGATCTGGAACATTCTAGTTTTGGGGAGGTGTACAGGTTTGAGTATAAGGAGAACGTGGTCTGGGGAGCAACTGCCAGGATTCTAAAGCAAGTTTACGATATACTTCACAAAAGTGGAATGGTTTAA
- a CDS encoding 50S ribosomal protein L39e — translation MAARKHTGRKNRLLKKVKQNSPIPAWVIVRTNRRVRRNPKQREWRRTDVNVG, via the coding sequence ATGGCCGCTAGAAAACATACGGGACGCAAGAACAGGCTTCTTAAGAAAGTAAAGCAGAACTCTCCTATCCCAGCATGGGTCATAGTTAGAACTAACAGGAGGGTTAGAAGAAATCCTAAACAGAGAGAGTGGAGAAGAACCGATGTTAATGTAGGGTGA